The Sphingomonas alpina genome has a segment encoding these proteins:
- a CDS encoding UrcA family protein, translated as MKILITLAAMAAGTFVAPAFAQDAELGASPQVVSYADLDLGTARGVRALDRRIDRAVRQACGWASDFDLAGQNDLRRCRKETIAQIAARRSLAIDGARQPQLALNDGRH; from the coding sequence ATGAAGATTCTTATCACGCTGGCGGCCATGGCCGCCGGGACTTTCGTCGCGCCCGCTTTCGCTCAGGATGCCGAGCTTGGCGCCAGCCCGCAGGTCGTGAGCTATGCCGATCTCGACCTGGGCACCGCCCGCGGTGTCAGGGCGCTGGATCGCCGGATCGACCGGGCGGTTCGCCAGGCTTGTGGCTGGGCATCGGACTTCGACCTTGCGGGCCAGAACGATCTGCGCCGTTGCCGCAAGGAAACGATTGCCCAGATCGCTGCGCGACGGTCGCTGGCAATCGATGGCGCGCGCCAGCCGCAACTCGCGCTCAACGATGGTCGTCACTGA
- a CDS encoding N-formylglutamate amidohydrolase codes for MAIAAPSFDLYGSLEPASPIILSVPHAGRDYPLALRAAIRVPLAGLRPLEDRHIDAVALAARGDETMLVQRHARAWIDLNRGEDERDPHIDGGADRRAMGMQSAKLRGGLGLIPRRLASTGEIWQRKLDSEEVMGRIAGDHRPYHDLLARLLVTARARFGVAVLLDIHSMPPLESGTGIVFGDRFGRSAAARFVHRLEAEAMAAGMTGAVNTPYAGGHILDRHAAPGKGIHAVQIEFDRALYLDEALDGPGSGLSQTAQLLRRMIDALADEALAIPATLAAE; via the coding sequence ATGGCCATCGCCGCCCCGTCTTTCGATCTCTACGGTTCGCTTGAGCCGGCCAGTCCCATAATCCTGTCCGTACCGCATGCCGGGCGCGACTATCCGCTGGCGTTGCGCGCTGCGATCCGCGTTCCGCTGGCCGGGCTGCGGCCACTTGAGGACCGGCATATCGATGCAGTGGCGCTTGCGGCACGCGGCGACGAAACGATGCTGGTACAGCGCCACGCGCGGGCCTGGATCGACCTCAATCGCGGTGAAGACGAGCGCGATCCGCATATCGATGGCGGCGCCGACCGACGCGCCATGGGCATGCAATCGGCCAAACTGCGCGGCGGCCTCGGGCTGATCCCCCGTCGTCTGGCCAGCACGGGCGAAATCTGGCAGCGCAAGCTGGACAGCGAAGAAGTGATGGGCCGGATCGCGGGCGATCACCGGCCCTACCATGACCTGCTCGCCCGGCTGCTGGTGACGGCCCGGGCGCGTTTCGGAGTGGCGGTGCTCCTCGACATACACTCGATGCCGCCGCTCGAGTCGGGCACCGGAATCGTGTTCGGCGACCGGTTCGGGCGATCGGCGGCAGCGCGTTTCGTCCATCGGCTTGAGGCCGAAGCAATGGCGGCGGGCATGACCGGGGCAGTCAACACGCCCTATGCCGGAGGACATATTCTCGATCGTCACGCGGCCCCCGGAAAGGGCATTCACGCCGTGCAGATCGAGTTCGACCGCGCACTCTATCTCGATGAGGCACTCGACGGGCCTGGAAGCGGATTATCGCAAACCGCGCAACTGTTGCGCCGGATGATCGACGCGCTCGCCGACGAGGCGCTCGCCATACCGGCAACGCTCGCCGCGGAATAA
- a CDS encoding HlyD family type I secretion periplasmic adaptor subunit: MTDLPVPRSADHRQALAETLSQPIARVTKLLTIGLGITITLIFAWSALVPIASGVVAEGRIGIENKRKTVQHLDGGIVKEIDVKEGAQVKAGQLLFRLDDGDARLAVQVLQAQFDSLLAERAAREAELTGASVIAFPPELLARMSEPSVRSAIATQRAAFTARRAGRGGQQTGIDQRVVQLGQDARGSSAQSTANAEQLELLDREIRDTQALVDKGYATRPRLLALQRAAAQLRGQLEAANSQTARSRAQISEARIARSQVEREGGVTAADALRSVQSELVQLTEKLSAAREVLARKRILAPVDGLVVGLAVTTVGGVIRPGEALLDIVPVSQRLIVEAQITPNHADDVRSGQRAFVRLEAGGFQAAPVLEGVVRTISADALVDQRTGARYFSATVEILSAKNVPERLLKPGLPAAVLVRTGQRTLIGYFMEPISVASFGAMRE, from the coding sequence ATGACGGACCTCCCGGTTCCCCGCAGCGCCGATCACCGGCAGGCACTCGCTGAAACGCTGTCGCAGCCGATTGCGCGCGTGACGAAGTTGCTGACGATCGGCCTGGGCATCACGATCACGCTGATCTTCGCCTGGTCGGCGCTGGTGCCGATCGCCAGCGGCGTTGTTGCCGAAGGGCGGATCGGGATCGAGAACAAGCGCAAGACCGTGCAGCATCTCGATGGCGGAATCGTCAAGGAGATCGACGTCAAGGAGGGCGCGCAGGTCAAGGCCGGGCAATTGCTGTTCCGGCTCGACGATGGCGACGCCCGGCTCGCGGTACAGGTGTTGCAGGCACAGTTCGATTCGCTGCTCGCCGAGCGCGCGGCGCGGGAAGCCGAACTGACAGGAGCCAGCGTGATTGCCTTTCCGCCGGAATTGCTGGCGCGCATGTCCGAGCCATCGGTCAGGTCGGCGATCGCGACGCAGCGGGCGGCCTTTACCGCGCGGCGGGCAGGGCGGGGCGGACAACAAACCGGGATCGATCAGCGGGTCGTGCAACTCGGCCAGGATGCGCGGGGCTCGTCGGCGCAATCGACTGCCAATGCCGAGCAGCTCGAACTGCTCGACCGCGAGATCCGCGATACCCAGGCGCTTGTCGACAAGGGCTATGCCACGCGACCCCGGCTGCTGGCGCTGCAGCGTGCCGCGGCGCAGTTGCGTGGCCAGCTGGAAGCGGCGAATTCGCAAACCGCGCGGTCGCGGGCACAGATCAGCGAAGCGCGGATCGCGCGCAGCCAGGTCGAACGCGAGGGCGGCGTGACGGCGGCCGATGCGCTGCGCTCGGTGCAATCGGAACTCGTCCAGTTGACCGAGAAGCTGTCGGCGGCGCGCGAGGTCCTGGCACGCAAACGAATCCTCGCGCCGGTCGACGGTCTGGTCGTCGGGCTTGCCGTAACCACGGTCGGCGGCGTCATCCGACCGGGCGAAGCGCTGCTCGATATTGTGCCGGTGTCGCAGCGGTTGATCGTCGAGGCGCAGATCACGCCCAACCACGCCGATGATGTGCGGAGCGGCCAGCGTGCGTTCGTCCGGCTTGAGGCGGGCGGATTTCAGGCCGCGCCAGTGCTCGAGGGTGTGGTGCGTACGATCTCGGCCGACGCGCTGGTCGATCAGCGGACCGGGGCGCGCTATTTCAGCGCTACCGTCGAGATTCTCTCGGCGAAAAATGTGCCGGAGCGGCTGCTCAAACCCGGATTGCCCGCCGCGGTGCTCGTTCGTACCGGTCAGCGCACCCTGATCGGCTATTTCATGGAGCCGATCTCCGTCGCGTCTTTCGGGGCGATGCGCGAATAG
- a CDS encoding LysR family transcriptional regulator: MIDWNDVRHFLAVADSGSTLSAGRALRVSQTTVARRISALEGALAVTLFERSPAGYRLTEAGADLVAHARKVERAVQSMTDTAASQQREISGTVRVTTQEIFAVTILAPILRDLHQAYPAIRIDLDTSEEARDLAAGAADVALRTAIRPSGAGLVGRRLCDDVWTLYCSRAYAAEHGRPTRRSQLIGHPLIGGGEAGLWRLYREWLQANDLEAAVAMHHSSAAGLLAAVRSGFGLAVLPCLVADHDPDLLQCLPPLRDDTHGLWLLTHERLRHTPRVRVVLDFLAERLTQLDRERLAASRP, encoded by the coding sequence ATGATCGACTGGAATGACGTACGGCATTTCCTGGCAGTGGCCGATTCGGGCAGCACGCTGTCTGCCGGCCGGGCATTGCGAGTCAGCCAGACGACGGTGGCACGACGCATATCTGCGCTGGAGGGCGCACTAGCCGTTACCTTGTTCGAGCGCAGCCCGGCCGGATATCGCCTGACGGAGGCCGGCGCGGACCTCGTCGCACATGCCCGCAAGGTCGAACGCGCGGTCCAGTCGATGACCGACACTGCTGCATCGCAGCAGCGCGAAATCAGCGGCACGGTGCGCGTAACCACGCAGGAAATCTTCGCGGTAACCATTCTCGCACCGATCCTGCGAGACCTGCATCAGGCGTATCCGGCGATCCGCATCGACCTCGATACCAGCGAAGAAGCGCGCGACCTGGCCGCAGGAGCGGCAGATGTGGCGCTTCGCACCGCGATCCGCCCGAGTGGCGCCGGGCTGGTCGGACGACGCCTGTGCGACGATGTATGGACGCTCTATTGCAGCCGCGCCTATGCAGCCGAGCATGGACGCCCGACGCGGCGCAGCCAGCTGATCGGCCATCCGCTGATCGGGGGCGGAGAAGCGGGTCTGTGGCGCCTGTACCGCGAATGGCTGCAGGCCAACGACCTGGAAGCGGCGGTCGCGATGCACCATAGCTCGGCGGCGGGATTGCTCGCCGCGGTACGATCGGGCTTCGGCCTGGCCGTCCTGCCCTGCCTGGTGGCGGACCATGACCCGGACTTGCTCCAGTGCCTGCCACCACTGCGCGACGACACGCATGGCCTGTGGCTGCTGACACATGAGCGGCTGCGGCACACACCGCGCGTCCGCGTGGTGCTCGATTTTCTCGCCGAACGGCTGACGCAGCTCGATCGGGAACGCCTGGCGGCGAGCCGCCCCTAG
- a CDS encoding TetR/AcrR family transcriptional regulator, producing the protein MGRGDTPVREKRRKRHSDEARNEGLTAARELLLSEGPAAVTLAGVGKKIGMSHTNVIHHFGSAAGLQTALMGSMIRDLAGALDDAVSHLRTDAAAPSILIDQVWTAFDEGGAGQLAAWLVLTREVDHLEPIRQAVLDLVAAVKEKYASDPEADERIRSIVLLIAIAAFGDAVIGPHLRGMLDQDSDAGRKLMSRLLPVLVMG; encoded by the coding sequence TTGGGTAGGGGTGACACGCCGGTACGCGAGAAGCGGCGGAAACGTCATTCGGACGAGGCGCGCAACGAAGGGCTGACTGCCGCCCGCGAACTGCTGCTCAGCGAGGGACCCGCAGCGGTCACGCTGGCCGGGGTCGGCAAGAAGATCGGCATGTCGCATACCAATGTGATCCATCATTTCGGATCGGCAGCCGGGTTGCAGACTGCGTTGATGGGATCGATGATCCGAGATCTGGCCGGGGCGCTCGACGATGCGGTGAGCCATTTGCGGACCGACGCGGCGGCGCCGAGCATCCTGATCGACCAGGTCTGGACCGCATTCGACGAAGGCGGTGCAGGTCAGCTTGCGGCGTGGCTCGTGCTGACGCGCGAGGTCGATCATCTCGAACCGATCCGTCAGGCGGTGCTCGATCTGGTTGCAGCGGTGAAGGAGAAATATGCCAGCGATCCGGAAGCCGATGAACGTATCCGGTCGATCGTGCTGCTGATCGCGATCGCCGCCTTCGGCGATGCAGTGATCGGACCGCATCTGCGCGGCATGCTTGATCAGGATTCGGATGCCGGTCGCAAGCTGATGTCGCGCCTGCTCCCCGTTCTGGTCATGGGCTAG
- the cpdR gene encoding cell cycle two-component system response regulator CpdR — translation MIRILLAEDDRVMREYLTRALERSGYAVSAVDRGTAAIPLLENEHFDLLLTDIVMPEMDGIELAQRAGEMVPDLRVMFITGFAAVTLKAGKQMPQARVLSKPFHLRDLVLEVDRMFEKESATGGL, via the coding sequence ATGATCAGGATTCTGCTGGCCGAGGACGACCGGGTGATGCGCGAGTATCTGACGCGTGCGCTCGAACGGTCGGGCTATGCCGTCAGCGCGGTGGATCGCGGCACCGCGGCAATTCCTTTGCTTGAGAATGAGCATTTCGACCTGTTGCTGACCGACATCGTCATGCCGGAGATGGACGGCATCGAACTCGCGCAGCGTGCGGGTGAGATGGTCCCCGATCTGCGCGTTATGTTCATCACTGGCTTTGCCGCTGTCACGCTCAAGGCGGGCAAGCAGATGCCGCAGGCGCGCGTCTTGTCCAAACCGTTCCATCTGCGCGACCTCGTCCTGGAGGTCGACCGGATGTTCGAGAAAGAAAGCGCCACCGGCGGCCTTTGA